A single genomic interval of Helianthus annuus cultivar XRQ/B chromosome 6, HanXRQr2.0-SUNRISE, whole genome shotgun sequence harbors:
- the LOC110864574 gene encoding fumarate hydratase 1, mitochondrial codes for MAMVQAYRRISGGSVVCADSLRLTTCWRYFSTGFREERDTFGPIQVPSDKLWGAQTQRSLQNFEIGGDRERMPEPIIRSFGILKKCAAKVNMEYGLDPSIGKAIMEAAQEVAEGKLNDHFPLVVWQTGSGTQSNMNANEVIANRAAEILGHKRGDKFVHPNDHVNRSQSSNDTFPTVMHIAAATEINSRLIPKLKQLHTSLQAKTNEFSDIVKIGRTHTQDATPLTLGQEFSGYTTQVKYGIDRVICTLPRMYQLAQGGTAVGTGLNTKKGFDVKIAAAVADETRLPFVTAENKFEALAAHDAFVEASGALNTIAASLMKIANDIRFLGSGPRCSLGELILPENEPGSSIMPGKVNPTQCEALTMVCAQAIGNHVALTVGGSNGHFELNVFKPMIASSLLHSIRLLADASASFEKNCVRGIQANKDRISKLLHESLMLVTSLNPKIGYDNAAAVAKTAHKQGCTLKEAALQLGVLTSEEFEQLVVPEKMIGPTD; via the exons ATGGCGATGGTTCAAGCATATCGTCGAATATCTGGCGGATCGGTCGTTTGTGCAGATTCGCTTCGGCTCACGACGTGTTGGAGATATTTTTCTACTGGTTTTAGAGAGGAAAGAGACACGTTTGGACCGATTCAAGTTCCATCTGATAA GTTATGGGGTGCGCAAACGCAACGATCTTTGCAGAATTTTGAAATCGGTGGTGACCGTGAAAGAATGCCTGAACCGATCATTCGTTCTTTTGGAATCCTCAAAAAGTGTGCTGCTAAG GTAAACATGGAATACGGGCTTGATCCATCTATAGGGAAAGCAATAATGGAAGCTGCACAAGAAGTGGCAGAAGGGAAGTTAAACGATCACTTTCCATTGGTTGTATGGCAGACTGGCAGTGGCACGCAAAGCAATATGAACGCCAACGAG GTTATTGCAAATAGAGCGGCTGAAATTCTCGGCCACAAACGTGGCGATAAGTTTGTGCATCCAAATGACCATGTGAACAGATCACAGTCTTCAAATGATACATTCCCAACC GTTATGCATATTGCAGCTGCAACAGAAATCAACTCAAGGCTTATCCCAAAACTTAAGCAGTTACATACTTCCCTACAAGCAAAG ACAAATGAGTTCTCGGATATAGTTAAAATCGGGCGTACACACACCCAAGATGCAACACCCTTGACTCTCGGACAAGAGTTTAGTGGCTATACCACACAA GTGAAGTATGGAATTGATCGGGTTATATGCACTCTTCCTCGCATGTATCAG cTTGCACAAGGTGGTACTGCTGTAGGGACAGGATTAAACACAAAGAAAGG ATTTGATGTAAAGATTGCTGCAGCAGTAGCTGATGAAACAAGATTACCATTTGTAACAGCTGAAAATAAGTTTGAGGCGCTG GCTGCGCATGATGCCTTTGTTGAAGCTAGTGGAGCCTTGAACACGATTGCTGCTTCACTTATGAAGATTGCAAATGATATACGGTTCCTAGGAAG TGGTCCACGTTGCAGTCTTGGGGAACTTATTCTTCCTGAGAATGAACCTGGGAGCAGCATCATGCCT ggaaaagtGAATCCTACACAGTGTGAAGCTCTGACTATGGTCTGTGCTCAG GCAATTGGAAACCATGTTGCCCTTACAGTGGGTGGTTCAAATGGCCATTTTGAGCTAAATGTTTTCAAGCCGATGATCGCTAGTTCGCTTTTACAC TCAATAAGACTTCTAGCGGACGCATCTGCTTCTTTCGAAAAGAATTGCGTGAGAGGAATTCAAGCAAACAAAGATAGGATTTCCAAGTTATTACACGAG TCACTTATGCTTGTGACATCTTTGAATCCC AAAATTGGCTATGATAATGCTGCAGCGGTTGCCAAGACTGCCCACAAACAGGGATGTACACTCAAG